Proteins encoded by one window of Branchiostoma floridae strain S238N-H82 chromosome 6, Bfl_VNyyK, whole genome shotgun sequence:
- the LOC118417679 gene encoding tetraspanin-9-like isoform X1: MKCCVKTTFITVNLIFMLAGAGAIGAGTWVMVTSPEQFDFLQYLNTNPVVIYGIVMLGFLMFLVGLNGCVGGCRESACVLDLYQGIVIFLLLGEISLIVVIILQRNELELFTGQLWDALNDETKYFFQKQFECCGFQNVTDYALPVADLHQSCFSINNTVPASLYARGCFTGVETWAQDNMDVLIGIGGGLSGAIALQIFQSMMACCLRYFIGKQRRVVAVPPLPKKSERAIQTDTKKDAQSGPEAKLDIDTKPQMRNMVRGRKAGPISDERFQWNEYSTRLEKYRDRRDQWWQDEPGDSYSVGVINIAAPSRESGVGSSVGTANSVEAGVGTDEGVETSDGASSGIASG; this comes from the exons TGATCTTTATG TTAGCGGGAGCGGGGGCGATCGGGGCGGGAACATGGGTGATGGTGACGTCACCAGAGCAGTTTGACTTTCTGCAGTATCTTAACACCAACCCG GTGGTGATTTACGGTATAGTGATGCTGGGGTTCCTCATGTTTCTTGTGG GTTTGAATGGGTGCGTTGGGGGTTGCAGGGAAAGCGCATGCGTACTAGATTTG TACCAAGGTATCGTCATCTTTCTACTCCTGGGTGAAATTTCTCTCATCGTCGTCATCATTCTTCAGAGAAACGAG TTGGAGCTGTTCACAGGTCAGTTGTGGGATGCGTTGAATGACGAGACGAAATATTTCTTCCAAAAACAA TTTGAGTGCTGCGGTTTCCAGAACGTGACAGACTATGCGCTCCCTGTCGCAGATTTGCACCAAAGTTGCTTCTCCATCAACAATACCGTCCCCGCCTCTCTATACGCG AGAGGTTGTTTCACGGGAGTGGAGACCTGGGCCCAGGACAACATGGATGTGCTGATCGGGATAGGCGGGGGGCTGTCGGGAGCCATCGCGCTGCAG ATCTTCCAGTCCATGATGGCGTGCTGCCTGCGGTACTTCATCGGGAAGCAGCGGCGGGTGGTGGCTGTGCCCCCGCTGCCCAAGAAGAGCGAGCGCGCCATCCAGACGGACACCAAGAAGGACGCGCAGTCGGGACCAGAGGCCAAGCTGGACATCGACACAAAGCCACAGATGAGAAATATGG TAAGAGGTAGAAAAGCCGGTCCCATATCTGACGAGAGGTTCCAGTGGAATGAGTACTCCACACGGCTGGAGAAGTACCGAGACAGGCGCGACCAGTGGTGGCAGGACGAGCCGGGGGATAGCTACAGTGTCGGCGTCATCAACATTGCTGCTCCGAGCCGTGAAAGCGGCGTTGGCTCTAGCGTTGGGACTGCTAACAGTGTAGAAGCTGGAGTGGGGACTGATGAAGGTGTAGAAACAAGCGATGGGGCTTCTAGTGGTATAGCATCGGGCTAG
- the LOC118417679 gene encoding tetraspanin-9-like isoform X3, which yields MKCCVKTTFITVNLIFMLAGAGAIGAGTWVMVTSPEQFDFLQYLNTNPVVIYGIVMLGFLMFLVGLNGCVGGCRESACVLDLYQGIVIFLLLGEISLIVVIILQRNELELFTGQLWDALNDETKYFFQKQFECCGFQNVTDYALPVADLHQSCFSINNTVPASLYARGCFTGVETWAQDNMDVLIGIGGGLSGAIALQIFQSMMACCLRYFIGKQRRVVAVPPLPKKSERAIQTDTKKDAQSGPEAKLDIDTKPQMRNMEIQVRENSRENLKLPWPNHLQRAYVQPVIYTNNDRPRAYSARRGRKGGTGPYDPLGF from the exons TGATCTTTATG TTAGCGGGAGCGGGGGCGATCGGGGCGGGAACATGGGTGATGGTGACGTCACCAGAGCAGTTTGACTTTCTGCAGTATCTTAACACCAACCCG GTGGTGATTTACGGTATAGTGATGCTGGGGTTCCTCATGTTTCTTGTGG GTTTGAATGGGTGCGTTGGGGGTTGCAGGGAAAGCGCATGCGTACTAGATTTG TACCAAGGTATCGTCATCTTTCTACTCCTGGGTGAAATTTCTCTCATCGTCGTCATCATTCTTCAGAGAAACGAG TTGGAGCTGTTCACAGGTCAGTTGTGGGATGCGTTGAATGACGAGACGAAATATTTCTTCCAAAAACAA TTTGAGTGCTGCGGTTTCCAGAACGTGACAGACTATGCGCTCCCTGTCGCAGATTTGCACCAAAGTTGCTTCTCCATCAACAATACCGTCCCCGCCTCTCTATACGCG AGAGGTTGTTTCACGGGAGTGGAGACCTGGGCCCAGGACAACATGGATGTGCTGATCGGGATAGGCGGGGGGCTGTCGGGAGCCATCGCGCTGCAG ATCTTCCAGTCCATGATGGCGTGCTGCCTGCGGTACTTCATCGGGAAGCAGCGGCGGGTGGTGGCTGTGCCCCCGCTGCCCAAGAAGAGCGAGCGCGCCATCCAGACGGACACCAAGAAGGACGCGCAGTCGGGACCAGAGGCCAAGCTGGACATCGACACAAAGCCACAGATGAGAAATATGG AAATCCAAGTTCGAGAAAATTCCCGGGAGAACTTGAAGCTCCCGTGGCCCAACCATCTCCAGAGGGCCTACGTACAGCCAGTCATTTACACGAACAATGACAGACCCCGAGCCTATAGCGCACGGCGAGGGAGGAAAGGGGGGACTGGACCGTACGACCCGCTAGGCTTCTAG
- the LOC118417679 gene encoding uncharacterized protein LOC118417679 isoform X2: MVTSPEQFDFLQYLNTNPVVIYGIVMLGFLMFLVGLNGCVGGCRESACVLDLYQGIVIFLLLGEISLIVVIILQRNELELFTGQLWDALNDETKYFFQKQFECCGFQNVTDYALPVADLHQSCFSINNTVPASLYARGCFTGVETWAQDNMDVLIGIGGGLSGAIALQIFQSMMACCLRYFIGKQRRVVAVPPLPKKSERAIQTDTKKDAQSGPEAKLDIDTKPQMRNMVRGRKAGPISDERFQWNEYSTRLEKYRDRRDQWWQDEPGDSYSVGVINIAAPSRESGVGSSVGTANSVEAGVGTDEGVETSDGASSGIASG; encoded by the exons ATGGTGACGTCACCAGAGCAGTTTGACTTTCTGCAGTATCTTAACACCAACCCG GTGGTGATTTACGGTATAGTGATGCTGGGGTTCCTCATGTTTCTTGTGG GTTTGAATGGGTGCGTTGGGGGTTGCAGGGAAAGCGCATGCGTACTAGATTTG TACCAAGGTATCGTCATCTTTCTACTCCTGGGTGAAATTTCTCTCATCGTCGTCATCATTCTTCAGAGAAACGAG TTGGAGCTGTTCACAGGTCAGTTGTGGGATGCGTTGAATGACGAGACGAAATATTTCTTCCAAAAACAA TTTGAGTGCTGCGGTTTCCAGAACGTGACAGACTATGCGCTCCCTGTCGCAGATTTGCACCAAAGTTGCTTCTCCATCAACAATACCGTCCCCGCCTCTCTATACGCG AGAGGTTGTTTCACGGGAGTGGAGACCTGGGCCCAGGACAACATGGATGTGCTGATCGGGATAGGCGGGGGGCTGTCGGGAGCCATCGCGCTGCAG ATCTTCCAGTCCATGATGGCGTGCTGCCTGCGGTACTTCATCGGGAAGCAGCGGCGGGTGGTGGCTGTGCCCCCGCTGCCCAAGAAGAGCGAGCGCGCCATCCAGACGGACACCAAGAAGGACGCGCAGTCGGGACCAGAGGCCAAGCTGGACATCGACACAAAGCCACAGATGAGAAATATGG TAAGAGGTAGAAAAGCCGGTCCCATATCTGACGAGAGGTTCCAGTGGAATGAGTACTCCACACGGCTGGAGAAGTACCGAGACAGGCGCGACCAGTGGTGGCAGGACGAGCCGGGGGATAGCTACAGTGTCGGCGTCATCAACATTGCTGCTCCGAGCCGTGAAAGCGGCGTTGGCTCTAGCGTTGGGACTGCTAACAGTGTAGAAGCTGGAGTGGGGACTGATGAAGGTGTAGAAACAAGCGATGGGGCTTCTAGTGGTATAGCATCGGGCTAG
- the LOC118417015 gene encoding uncharacterized protein LOC118417015 has protein sequence MRSAACVWLLCVTLLNMQGCAENQFAPSYARGNTGLTEWFKSALYHPTSQHQPADDNGNFPQGETDVTDDDLYDLYDTYDYELNGELSPEDLIRQIQEEMEWANGDPRHLAQIRHAIVRAREALKRRAQAEKNLATAAPNEMGKVSEETGDLSKEQLQASVSEQRDHDVRKPSVAFGSRREDSESPNVPDDVQRQSGGVIVAPQLWESAKTERNNQGATFDQARDYEYYDGMDNDEIVQAKLMMRLMQNPIWAEWTRWSRCQGQCGTGYRTRTRACRVRGLCEEQTVAEACPLKNECENARGYVAGIIVVSVLTALLVAMLAVLLLMPKIQKYRFSRLERKRDANLKKRSSMPDRPPPIAPRPDSTLPERSLPNLPSAEHVYLTLSEVKVGGKTYLAPAGTSAEDIVHLTPSQINKPNMDANPKSEENPENEEQVEEGSKDEENAYLELSGAN, from the exons ATGCGGTCCGCTGCTTGTGTCTGGTTACTCTGTGTAACCCTCTTAAACATGCAAG GATGTGCAGAAAATCAGTTCGCGCCTTCTTATGCTCGTGGAAACACGGGACTTACCGAGTGGTTCAAGTCTGCGTTATACCAcccaacatcacaacatcaacCCGCCGACGACAACGGCAACTTCCCGCAGGGCGAAACAGACGTCACTGACGACGACCTGTACGACTTGTATGACACGTACGACTACGAATTGAATGGTGAACTAAGCCCTGAAGATCTGATCAGGCAAATCCAGGAGGAAATGGAATGGGCCAATGGCGATCCAAGGCACTTGGCACAAATTCGCCACGCGATCGTGAGAGCTCGAGAAGCTCTCAAACGCCGCGCTCAGGCCGAAAAGAATCTTGCCACAGCAGCTCCAAACGAAATGGGGAAAGTTTCAGAGGAAACCGGAGATCTCTCCAAAGAGCAGCTGCAAGCCTCTGTGAGCGAGCAACGCGACCACGACGTTCGTAAACCGTCGGTTGCCTTCGGAAGCCGTCGGGAAGACTCGGAAAGTCCGAACGTGCCCGACGATGTTCAACGTCAGTCCGGAGGCGTCATAGTGGCTCCACAGTTATGGGAAAGCGCAAAAACTGAGAGAAACAACCAAGGCGCCACGTTTGATCAGGCCAGGGACTACGAGTATTATGACGGGATGGATAATGATGAGATCGTCCAGGCGAAGCTGATGATGCGTCTGATGCAGAACCCGATCTGGGCGGAGTGGACCAGATGGAGCCGATGCCAGGGGCAGTGCGGGACCGGCTACAGGACCAGGACACGTGCCTGCAGGGTGCGGGGGCTGTGTGAGGAGCAGACTGTGGCGGAGGCCTGTCCTCTTAAGAACGAGTGCGAGAATGCAAGAG GCTATGTTGCAGGGATCATAGTTGTCTCGGTGCTGACCGCCCTTCTTGTGGCGATGTTGGCCGTCTTACTCCTGATGCCCAAGATTCAGAAGTACAGGTTCTCACG CTTGGAGAGGAAGAGGGATGCTAATCTGAAGAAGAGGAGCTCCATGCCtgaccgcccccctcccatagCTCC ACGCCCGGACTCTACCCTGCCGGAGAGGTCGCTGCCCAACCTGCCGTCTGCAGAGCACGTCTATCTGACTCTCAGTGAGGTCAAGGTTGGCGGGAAAAC GTACCTCGCCCCTGCTGGTACGAGTGCCGAGGACATTGTGCACCTGACTCCCTCACAAATCAACAAACCCAACATGGA TGCGAACCCGAAATCGGAAGAGAATCCAGAAAATGAGGAACAGGTAGAGGAGGGAAGCAAGGATGAGGAGAACGCTTATCTGGAGCTTTCTGGAGCTAACTGA